A DNA window from Streptomyces sp. B21-083 contains the following coding sequences:
- a CDS encoding class F sortase, which translates to MATRLPSPVGAESVSSGRSLVRLVAWAVVLLIPVFFLFSGNDESADDSRAPRAAAAPAPASSTAPKSSATLPAGKHLPRARPTRLLIPAIDVNAPFVGLAIGANGHLEPPPADDINLVGWQADGVSPGEAGTAIIAGHVDTTTSAAVFAGLSELKKGNRFSVNRSDGRTAVFVVDSVETFAKDDFPDQRVYADTPQAQVRLITCAGDYDHSVRDYTDNLVVFAHLV; encoded by the coding sequence ATGGCAACCCGGTTGCCTTCCCCTGTCGGGGCCGAGTCCGTGTCGTCCGGGCGGTCCCTCGTGCGTCTGGTCGCGTGGGCCGTCGTACTGCTGATCCCGGTGTTCTTCCTCTTCTCCGGAAACGACGAGTCGGCCGACGACTCCCGCGCGCCCCGCGCCGCCGCGGCCCCCGCTCCCGCCTCGTCGACCGCGCCGAAGTCCTCGGCCACCCTGCCGGCCGGAAAGCATCTGCCGCGGGCCCGTCCGACGCGGCTGCTCATTCCGGCCATCGACGTGAACGCCCCCTTCGTCGGCCTCGCCATCGGCGCCAACGGCCACCTCGAACCACCGCCCGCCGACGACATCAACCTGGTCGGCTGGCAGGCGGACGGCGTGTCCCCGGGAGAGGCCGGGACGGCGATCATCGCCGGGCACGTCGACACAACGACCTCCGCCGCGGTCTTCGCGGGGCTCAGCGAGCTGAAGAAGGGGAACCGCTTCTCCGTCAACCGCTCCGACGGACGTACCGCCGTCTTCGTGGTCGACAGTGTCGAGACGTTCGCGAAGGACGACTTCCCCGACCAGCGCGTGTACGCGGACACCCCGCAGGCCCAGGTCCGGCTGATCACCTGCGCCGGCGACTACGACCACTCGGTGCGGGACTACACCGACAACCTCGTGGTCTTCGCCCATCTCGTCTGA